In one window of Corynebacterium mycetoides DNA:
- a CDS encoding rhomboid family intramembrane serine protease: protein MTYNNPYPNPAPRGGFGRPPAVGSSYPPRMPVPGGPLAPPQRQYAKTRAQKRGTGLRFAFGYLAVLWAVFFLNALLFGGGLNYFGIHPLDPSALLHIVTAPFLHADINHLISNSIPGAVFCFLIGYSGSRVFWEVTIIAAVTAGLGTWFVGGIGTNHIGASGVVYGWLTYLIVRGFFNRSWQQITLGVVLGFFYSGLIWGVLPGTPGVSWQGHLFGAIGGIIAGMLITSDDPPELAHRRAQRQALKGQRRV, encoded by the coding sequence ATGACGTACAACAACCCCTACCCCAACCCCGCGCCGCGCGGCGGCTTCGGCAGGCCCCCCGCCGTCGGGTCCTCCTACCCGCCGCGCATGCCCGTTCCGGGCGGACCGCTCGCCCCGCCGCAGCGCCAATACGCGAAGACGCGGGCGCAGAAGCGCGGCACCGGCCTGCGATTCGCCTTCGGCTACCTCGCGGTGCTGTGGGCGGTGTTCTTCCTCAACGCGCTGCTGTTCGGGGGTGGCCTCAACTACTTCGGCATCCACCCGCTGGATCCGAGCGCGCTGCTGCACATTGTCACCGCCCCGTTCCTGCACGCGGACATCAACCACCTGATCTCCAACTCGATCCCGGGTGCGGTGTTCTGCTTCCTCATCGGCTACTCGGGGTCACGGGTGTTCTGGGAGGTTACCATCATCGCGGCGGTGACCGCGGGGCTGGGCACGTGGTTTGTCGGCGGGATCGGAACCAACCACATCGGCGCGTCCGGCGTGGTCTACGGGTGGCTGACCTACCTGATTGTCCGGGGGTTTTTCAACCGCTCGTGGCAGCAGATCACCCTCGGTGTGGTGCTCGGCTTCTTCTACTCCGGCCTGATCTGGGGCGTTTTGCCGGGCACGCCGGGGGTCAGCTGGCAGGGGCACCTGTTCGGCGCGATCGGCGGGATTATCGCCGGCATGCTCATTACCTCCGACGATCCCCCGGAGCTTGCGCATCGCAGAGCCCAGCGCCAGGCATTGAAGGGGCAGCGGCGTGTCTGA
- a CDS encoding nicotinate phosphoribosyltransferase, which translates to MTDFEPTPHDSTAFLTDMYELTMLDAAFKDGTAERQCTFEVFARKLSDGRRYGVLAGTARVLDAVCKFRFTEQQLASAEFLSERTKDYLRNYRFSGQIDGYREGEIYFPYSPLMTVRGTFAECVILETVILSILNSDSAVASAASRMVTAAQGRPIIEMGSRRTNEHAAVSAARAAYIAGFSSTSNLEAALRYGIPKSGTSAHAWTLLHVGADGTPNEKAAFQAQVDSLGPDTTLLVDTFDITQGVANALEVAGTELGAVRIDSGDLGIVSRQVRKQLDDAGAVNTKIVVSSDLDEFVIAGLRGDPVDVFGVGTSVVTGSGAPTAGMVYKLVEVEGHPVAKRSRGKITYGGTKSAQRAYRASGVAVAELIYPSGGEITHNPSLSYREMVIPLIRDGEIVENLNDLEQTRDYLALARTTLPWEGLALSRDEPAIPTRFVGFPEPTE; encoded by the coding sequence ATGACCGACTTTGAGCCCACACCGCATGACTCGACGGCGTTTTTGACCGACATGTACGAGCTGACCATGCTCGACGCCGCGTTCAAGGATGGAACGGCCGAGCGCCAGTGCACCTTCGAGGTGTTCGCCCGCAAGCTTTCCGACGGCCGCCGCTACGGAGTCCTCGCCGGCACGGCCCGCGTGCTGGACGCGGTGTGCAAATTCCGCTTCACGGAGCAGCAACTCGCCTCCGCCGAGTTCCTCTCGGAGCGCACGAAGGACTACCTGCGCAACTACCGCTTCTCGGGCCAGATCGACGGCTACCGAGAGGGCGAAATCTACTTCCCCTACTCCCCCTTGATGACGGTGCGCGGGACGTTCGCGGAGTGCGTGATCTTAGAGACGGTGATCTTGTCCATCTTGAACTCGGACTCCGCCGTCGCCTCTGCCGCCTCGCGCATGGTCACCGCCGCGCAGGGGCGCCCCATCATCGAGATGGGTTCCCGCCGCACCAACGAGCACGCGGCCGTGTCCGCGGCCCGCGCCGCCTACATCGCCGGGTTCTCCTCCACCTCGAACCTGGAGGCGGCGCTGCGCTACGGAATCCCGAAGTCGGGCACGTCGGCCCACGCCTGGACCCTGCTCCACGTCGGCGCCGACGGCACGCCGAACGAAAAGGCGGCGTTCCAGGCCCAGGTGGACAGCCTCGGGCCGGACACCACGCTTCTGGTGGACACCTTCGACATCACCCAGGGCGTCGCCAACGCCCTCGAGGTCGCGGGCACGGAGCTCGGCGCGGTGCGCATCGACTCCGGCGACCTCGGCATCGTCTCCCGCCAGGTGCGCAAGCAGCTTGACGACGCGGGCGCGGTCAACACCAAAATCGTCGTCTCCTCCGACCTGGACGAGTTCGTCATCGCCGGCCTGCGCGGCGACCCGGTCGACGTCTTCGGCGTGGGCACCTCCGTGGTCACGGGCTCTGGCGCCCCCACCGCCGGCATGGTGTACAAGCTGGTCGAGGTGGAGGGGCACCCCGTGGCGAAGCGCTCGCGTGGCAAGATCACCTACGGGGGCACGAAGTCAGCCCAGCGCGCCTACCGCGCCTCGGGCGTCGCGGTGGCGGAGCTCATCTACCCCTCGGGCGGGGAGATCACGCACAATCCGTCCCTGTCCTACCGCGAGATGGTTATCCCCTTGATCCGCGACGGGGAGATCGTGGAAAACCTCAATGACCTCGAGCAGACCCGCGATTACCTCGCCCTGGCCCGCACCACCCTGCCGTGGGAGGGCCTGGCCCTATCCCGGGACGAACCGGCGATCCCGACCCGTTTCGTGGGCTTCCCTGAGCCCACGGAGTAA
- the clpS gene encoding ATP-dependent Clp protease adapter ClpS produces the protein MGSPLASPELDEQLDVDVVVSENLPWMCIVWDDPVNLMSYVSYVFQTVLGYDRKRANELMMQVHTEGKAVVSSGEKDKVEGDVKKLHTAGLWATMQQAG, from the coding sequence ATGGGGTCGCCGCTGGCGTCCCCGGAACTGGACGAACAGCTCGACGTCGACGTCGTCGTGAGCGAGAACCTGCCCTGGATGTGCATCGTGTGGGACGACCCGGTCAACCTGATGAGCTACGTCAGCTACGTGTTCCAGACCGTCCTGGGCTACGACCGCAAGCGGGCCAATGAGCTGATGATGCAGGTGCACACCGAGGGCAAGGCCGTCGTCTCCTCCGGCGAGAAGGACAAGGTGGAGGGCGACGTGAAGAAGCTGCATACCGCCGGGCTCTGGGCGACGATGCAGCAGGCCGGGTAA
- the rdgB gene encoding RdgB/HAM1 family non-canonical purine NTP pyrophosphatase — protein sequence MVEILVASGNAKKLRELEAVLAELGIGGVELVSMRDVEPYPEPTEDGLTFADNALIKARAGAAATGLACVADDSGLAVDALRGMPGVLSARWSGTHGDDDANNALLLAQMSDIGLRDCAFVSCCALVTPAGDEFTAEGRWEGTLLRAPRGENGFGYDPIFAPGDAGGKSAAELSAAEKNARSHRARALRGLAPSIAALAGSARA from the coding sequence GTGGTAGAGATACTCGTGGCCTCGGGCAACGCGAAGAAGCTGCGCGAGCTTGAGGCCGTTTTGGCCGAGCTCGGGATTGGCGGGGTGGAGCTGGTGTCCATGCGCGATGTGGAGCCCTACCCGGAGCCCACAGAGGATGGGCTAACATTCGCGGACAACGCACTGATCAAGGCGCGCGCGGGGGCGGCGGCGACGGGTCTGGCGTGCGTGGCGGACGATTCCGGCCTGGCCGTCGACGCGTTGCGGGGGATGCCAGGGGTGCTCTCAGCCCGGTGGTCGGGAACCCACGGCGACGATGACGCGAACAACGCGCTGCTGCTGGCCCAGATGTCCGATATCGGGTTGCGCGACTGCGCGTTCGTGTCCTGCTGCGCGCTGGTGACCCCGGCGGGCGACGAGTTCACGGCGGAGGGGCGCTGGGAGGGGACGCTCCTGCGAGCGCCGCGCGGGGAAAACGGCTTCGGCTACGACCCGATCTTCGCGCCGGGCGACGCGGGTGGGAAGTCGGCCGCCGAGCTGAGCGCCGCGGAGAAGAACGCGCGCTCGCACCGGGCCCGCGCGCTGCGGGGGCTCGCGCCCAGCATTGCCGCCCTTGCGGGCTCTGCCCGCGCCTGA
- a CDS encoding DUF2017 domain-containing protein, whose product MDNWKRKKGLMRSGVKYTTRFDPLEREVIGDLTATVSEALIARAQSAPKDEFGEMMGLSTGHSQAPEDPKLRRLLPDFEMEGDEEFDGDNGLLRSLHENDIIRAKLMNLQVVNEALGPTGGVDVSIDEADAQRFVAALNDMRLYVSEDDRGGEAQAQDRETLLDWLAFCQDSLLAAMMG is encoded by the coding sequence ATGGACAATTGGAAGCGCAAGAAGGGGCTGATGCGCTCAGGCGTGAAGTACACCACCCGGTTCGATCCGCTGGAACGCGAGGTCATCGGGGATCTCACCGCCACCGTGTCCGAGGCGCTCATCGCCCGGGCGCAGTCCGCGCCGAAGGACGAGTTCGGCGAGATGATGGGCCTGTCCACCGGGCACTCCCAGGCGCCGGAGGACCCGAAGCTGCGCCGGCTCCTGCCCGATTTCGAGATGGAGGGGGATGAGGAGTTCGACGGCGACAACGGCTTGTTGCGCAGCCTGCACGAAAACGACATCATCAGGGCCAAGCTGATGAACCTCCAAGTGGTCAACGAGGCCCTCGGCCCGACCGGGGGCGTGGACGTCTCCATCGACGAGGCGGATGCGCAGCGCTTCGTTGCGGCGCTCAACGACATGCGCCTCTATGTCTCCGAGGACGACCGCGGGGGAGAGGCCCAGGCGCAGGACCGGGAGACGCTGCTGGACTGGCTGGCCTTCTGCCAGGACTCGCTGCTGGCAGCCATGATGGGTTAG
- a CDS encoding MBL fold metallo-hydrolase: MKLTILGCSGSLSAPGNPGSSYLITVPDRPGILMDCGPGALAALQEVSDPSDTHVIFSHLHADHCSDAASLLVWRRYHPTAPSSRRHFMFGPSHTALHIGRMGADGPDEVDDITDTFDFRPWESNRPVDIEGLTVTPVPVDHTAKESHALRVEDPAGAVIAFSGDSGMTDTLVDAARDADIFLCEAAWGPSHDGKPDGMHLSGAQAGEIARRAGVRTLVLVHIQPWADKEATLNAARSEFDGEILLGAAGDVFDL, from the coding sequence ATGAAATTGACCATTCTCGGGTGCTCGGGCAGCCTCAGCGCGCCCGGCAACCCCGGATCGTCCTACCTCATCACGGTGCCGGACCGCCCGGGCATCCTGATGGACTGCGGCCCGGGTGCGTTGGCCGCCCTGCAGGAGGTCTCCGACCCGTCCGACACGCACGTCATTTTCAGCCATCTCCACGCGGACCACTGCTCCGACGCGGCGTCGCTTCTGGTGTGGCGCCGCTACCACCCGACGGCCCCGTCCAGCCGCCGCCACTTCATGTTCGGCCCCTCCCACACCGCGCTGCATATCGGCCGGATGGGGGCGGACGGTCCGGACGAGGTAGACGACATCACCGACACCTTCGACTTTCGCCCGTGGGAGTCGAACCGCCCGGTGGACATCGAGGGCCTGACGGTTACCCCCGTGCCGGTGGATCACACGGCGAAGGAGTCGCACGCGCTGCGGGTGGAAGACCCCGCGGGCGCGGTGATCGCTTTTTCCGGCGACTCCGGGATGACGGACACGCTTGTCGACGCCGCACGCGACGCCGACATCTTCCTCTGCGAGGCGGCGTGGGGCCCGTCCCACGACGGGAAGCCGGACGGGATGCACCTGTCCGGGGCGCAGGCGGGCGAGATCGCGCGCCGGGCGGGCGTGCGCACGCTGGTGCTGGTGCACATTCAGCCGTGGGCGGACAAGGAGGCGACGCTCAACGCCGCGCGCAGCGAGTTCGACGGCGAGATTCTCCTCGGCGCCGCGGGGGACGTTTTCGACCTCTAG
- the rph gene encoding ribonuclease PH, which yields MTETGTVFTRNDGRAFDEMRPVRITRGFTSNPAGSVLVEFGNTRVMCTASVEVGVPRFKKDSGEGWLTAEYAMLPSATHERMPRESMKGKVKGRTHEISRLVGRSLRAAVDLTQLGENTIQLDCDVLQADGGTRTASITGAYVALADAIAFLTERGLVPGEPLLAPVAAVSAGLIDGHVALDLPYEEDSRAEVDLNVVMREGGDFVEIQGTGEHGLFGRAELAAMLDVAEKGCRELIDAQKAALGW from the coding sequence ATGACTGAAACTGGGACTGTGTTCACCCGCAACGACGGCCGCGCCTTCGACGAGATGCGCCCGGTGCGCATCACCCGCGGCTTCACCTCGAACCCCGCGGGCAGCGTGCTCGTGGAGTTCGGCAACACCCGCGTCATGTGCACCGCCTCGGTGGAGGTCGGCGTGCCGCGCTTCAAGAAGGATTCGGGCGAGGGGTGGCTCACCGCCGAGTACGCGATGCTGCCGTCGGCCACGCACGAGCGCATGCCGCGCGAGTCCATGAAGGGCAAGGTCAAGGGTCGCACGCACGAGATTTCAAGGCTTGTGGGGCGCTCGCTGCGCGCCGCGGTGGATCTCACCCAGCTGGGCGAGAACACGATTCAGCTCGACTGCGATGTCCTACAGGCTGACGGCGGCACCCGCACGGCGTCGATCACCGGCGCCTACGTCGCACTCGCCGACGCCATCGCGTTTCTCACCGAGCGCGGGCTGGTCCCCGGGGAGCCGCTGCTGGCCCCGGTCGCGGCAGTCTCCGCCGGGCTTATCGACGGCCACGTCGCCCTCGACCTGCCCTACGAGGAGGATTCCCGAGCCGAGGTCGACCTCAACGTGGTCATGCGCGAGGGCGGCGACTTCGTGGAGATCCAGGGCACCGGCGAGCACGGCCTGTTCGGCCGCGCGGAGCTTGCCGCCATGCTCGACGTGGCCGAGAAGGGCTGCCGCGAGCTTATCGACGCCCAGAAGGCGGCGCTGGGGTGGTAG
- the serB gene encoding phosphoserine phosphatase SerB has protein sequence MPAFEVELQQGLKHAVITTSGPDRPGVSAAFFTVLANHGVQLLDVSQVDFRGRLMLSTFVGMDPLKLTDLERELRAGLWEFGQRVTIETGAEARGVSRPRSTHVIVMLGNPVQAEQVSRLGATLAGFGANIDRINGISNYPVTGLEFRVTLPDYAPGGGREAREALAELSRELGVDLAMEHAGLHRRAKRLVCFDCDSTLITGEVIEMLAAHAGKEAEVAEVTERAMRGELDFEQSLRERVATLEGLDASVIDAVAADIQLTPGARTTIRTLNSMGYRTAVVSGGFIQVLEGLATELDLDYVRANTLEVVDGKLTGRVVGEIVDRQAKARLLSEFAEDSGLKMSQTVAVGDGANDIDMLGVAGLGIAFNAKPALREVADASVNHPFLDEVLYILGIPREEIDYANEAAGIDGRVALGERA, from the coding sequence ATGCCCGCTTTCGAGGTCGAACTCCAGCAGGGACTCAAGCATGCCGTCATCACAACCTCCGGCCCCGACCGCCCGGGTGTCTCCGCCGCGTTCTTCACCGTGCTGGCCAACCACGGCGTCCAGCTGCTCGACGTCTCCCAGGTCGACTTCCGCGGCCGCCTCATGCTCTCAACATTCGTGGGCATGGATCCGTTGAAGCTGACAGACCTCGAGCGCGAGCTGCGAGCGGGTCTGTGGGAGTTCGGGCAGCGCGTGACCATCGAAACGGGAGCAGAGGCGCGCGGCGTGTCCCGGCCGCGGTCCACCCACGTCATCGTGATGCTCGGCAACCCCGTGCAGGCGGAGCAGGTCTCCCGCCTCGGGGCCACCCTCGCGGGCTTCGGCGCGAACATCGACCGTATCAACGGGATCTCCAACTACCCGGTGACGGGTCTGGAGTTCCGGGTCACTCTGCCGGACTACGCCCCCGGCGGGGGACGCGAGGCACGCGAGGCCCTCGCGGAGTTGTCCAGGGAGCTGGGTGTGGACCTGGCCATGGAGCACGCCGGCCTGCACCGCCGAGCGAAGCGCTTAGTGTGCTTCGACTGCGACTCCACCCTCATTACCGGGGAGGTCATCGAGATGCTGGCGGCCCACGCCGGCAAGGAGGCCGAGGTGGCCGAGGTCACCGAGCGTGCGATGCGCGGCGAGCTCGACTTCGAGCAGTCACTGCGCGAACGGGTGGCCACGCTGGAGGGCCTCGACGCCTCCGTGATCGACGCCGTCGCCGCCGACATCCAGCTGACCCCGGGCGCGCGCACGACCATCCGCACCCTCAATTCGATGGGCTACCGCACGGCTGTCGTGTCCGGCGGGTTTATCCAGGTCCTGGAGGGGCTCGCCACGGAGCTCGACCTAGACTACGTGCGCGCCAACACCCTCGAGGTGGTGGACGGGAAGCTGACGGGCCGCGTGGTGGGGGAGATCGTCGACAGGCAGGCGAAGGCGCGGCTTCTCTCGGAGTTCGCGGAGGACTCGGGCCTGAAGATGTCGCAGACGGTGGCCGTGGGAGACGGCGCGAACGACATCGACATGCTCGGCGTGGCCGGTCTCGGCATCGCGTTTAACGCCAAGCCGGCCCTGCGCGAGGTGGCCGACGCGAGCGTGAACCACCCGTTTCTCGACGAGGTGCTCTACATCCTGGGCATCCCGCGCGAGGAGATCGACTACGCCAACGAGGCCGCGGGTATCGACGGCCGCGTGGCCCTGGGGGAGCGCGCCTAG
- a CDS encoding ATP-dependent DNA helicase encodes MSDQPLTQSTEELLAAAVTALGGARRPGQIAMANAVTTALESQRHLAVQAGTGTGKSLAYLVPAIRHAQATGGTVVISTATIALQRQLIERDLPRLADALEPLLQRRPTFAIQKGRNNYVCLHKLSLPSDVPEALIEEDDISWLGRHVKRVNEWAQGTETGDRDDLEPGVPDLAWRQVSVTSTECLGASRCPHGEDCFAELARERTREADLVVTNHALLAIDALADTAVLPEHDVVIIDEAHELDGRITSVATSEISARALTMASRRADKLGAKKGALESVADDFSAALNLEEPGRWENISDAARGGFVAVRDALWRTREAIGASPDGEAQNQPETFAERENLKNHLTDLHDAIVRILGIFDEDDPAKHTDVVWLTRSDRYGDSVSVAPLSVASLLRERLFGEHTVVLTSATLTIGGNFRAVAAAWGLPDGAWDSMDAGTPFHPRSSGILYTAAHLPTPGRDGLADDTLDEMAELITAAGGRTLGLFSSRRAAEQAAEAMRARLPFDIYVQGEDSTGALVSKFAANENACLFGTLTLWQGVDVPGRALSLVLIDRIPFPRPDDPLLQARSKAADAAGRSGFMEVSATHAALLMAQGAGRLLRSVDDRGVVAVLDNRLATKRYGSFLRKSLPDFWETADPEVVRGALRRLVAS; translated from the coding sequence GTGAGCGACCAGCCCCTAACGCAGTCCACCGAGGAACTCCTCGCCGCCGCCGTGACCGCTCTCGGCGGCGCGCGGCGCCCCGGCCAGATAGCCATGGCGAACGCAGTGACCACCGCGCTGGAATCGCAGCGCCACCTCGCCGTCCAGGCGGGCACGGGCACCGGGAAATCGCTGGCCTACCTCGTGCCCGCGATCCGCCACGCCCAGGCCACCGGCGGCACCGTGGTGATCTCCACCGCGACGATCGCCCTGCAGCGCCAGCTCATCGAGCGCGACCTTCCCCGGCTCGCCGACGCCCTAGAGCCGCTGCTCCAGCGCCGCCCCACCTTCGCGATCCAGAAGGGGCGCAACAACTACGTGTGCCTGCACAAACTCTCGCTCCCCTCCGACGTGCCGGAGGCGCTGATCGAGGAGGACGACATCTCCTGGCTCGGCCGCCACGTCAAGCGTGTCAACGAGTGGGCGCAGGGCACAGAGACCGGCGACCGCGACGACTTGGAGCCCGGGGTGCCCGACCTCGCTTGGCGGCAGGTCTCGGTCACCTCCACCGAGTGCCTCGGGGCGTCACGCTGCCCGCACGGCGAGGACTGCTTCGCCGAGCTGGCCCGGGAGCGCACCCGCGAAGCGGACCTCGTGGTGACCAACCACGCCCTGCTCGCCATCGACGCGCTGGCGGACACCGCCGTGCTGCCCGAGCACGACGTGGTCATCATCGACGAGGCCCACGAGCTCGACGGGCGCATCACCTCCGTGGCCACCAGCGAGATTTCGGCCCGGGCGCTGACCATGGCGTCGAGACGCGCGGACAAGCTCGGCGCTAAGAAGGGCGCCCTCGAATCGGTCGCGGACGACTTCTCCGCGGCCCTGAACCTCGAGGAGCCCGGCCGGTGGGAGAACATCTCCGACGCCGCCCGCGGCGGGTTCGTGGCGGTGCGCGACGCCCTGTGGCGTACGCGCGAAGCCATCGGCGCAAGCCCCGACGGGGAGGCGCAGAACCAGCCGGAGACCTTCGCCGAGCGGGAGAACCTGAAGAACCACCTCACCGACCTGCACGACGCCATCGTCCGCATCCTCGGTATCTTCGACGAGGACGACCCCGCCAAGCACACCGACGTGGTGTGGCTAACCCGGTCTGACCGGTACGGCGATTCCGTGTCCGTCGCCCCGCTGTCCGTGGCGTCCCTGCTGCGTGAGCGCCTCTTTGGCGAGCACACCGTGGTGCTCACCTCCGCCACGCTCACCATCGGCGGCAATTTCAGGGCCGTCGCCGCCGCCTGGGGGCTTCCCGACGGCGCCTGGGACAGCATGGACGCGGGCACACCGTTTCATCCCCGCTCCTCCGGCATCCTGTACACCGCCGCCCACTTGCCGACGCCCGGGCGCGACGGGCTGGCCGACGACACCCTCGACGAGATGGCCGAGCTGATCACCGCGGCCGGCGGCCGCACCCTCGGCCTGTTCTCCTCGCGCCGCGCCGCCGAGCAGGCCGCCGAGGCGATGCGCGCGCGCCTCCCCTTCGACATCTACGTCCAGGGGGAGGACTCCACCGGCGCGCTCGTGAGCAAGTTCGCCGCCAACGAGAACGCGTGCCTGTTCGGGACGCTGACACTGTGGCAGGGTGTCGACGTTCCCGGGCGCGCACTGTCGCTCGTACTCATCGACCGCATCCCTTTCCCCCGCCCCGACGACCCCCTCCTCCAGGCTCGCTCGAAAGCCGCGGACGCCGCCGGCCGCTCCGGGTTCATGGAGGTCTCGGCGACCCACGCCGCGCTGCTCATGGCGCAGGGGGCGGGCCGCCTCCTGCGCTCCGTGGACGACCGCGGCGTCGTCGCCGTCTTGGACAACCGGCTGGCGACGAAACGCTACGGCTCCTTCCTGCGCAAGAGCCTGCCCGACTTCTGGGAGACCGCGGACCCCGAGGTCGTCCGCGGAGCCCTGCGCCGCCTCGTCGCGAGCTAG
- the murI gene encoding glutamate racemase, whose amino-acid sequence MSDSSPIGIFDSGVGGLTVARAMMDQLHGESLIYIGDTAHSPYGPQPIAHVRAHAQRIADELVDRGAKMLVIACNTASAAFLHDARERYDVPVVEVIRPAVRRAIAATRNNRVGVIGTTGTINSGAYQDLFSLKPGLEVSAAACPAFVEFVERGITSGRQILGVAQGYLEPLQAAGVDTLVLGCTHYPLLSGVIQLAMGDGVTLVSSAEETTKDVLRVLTENDMLAPAGAEPTRVFESTGDPEAFNRLAGRILGPQITAVGRAAR is encoded by the coding sequence GTGTCTGACTCCTCTCCCATCGGCATTTTTGACTCCGGTGTAGGTGGCCTGACCGTGGCGCGCGCGATGATGGACCAGCTGCACGGAGAATCGCTCATTTACATCGGCGATACCGCACACAGCCCCTACGGCCCGCAGCCCATCGCCCACGTGCGCGCCCACGCCCAGCGCATTGCCGACGAGCTCGTGGACCGCGGCGCGAAGATGCTGGTTATCGCCTGCAACACGGCCTCGGCCGCGTTCCTGCACGACGCCCGCGAGCGTTACGACGTCCCGGTGGTGGAGGTCATCCGGCCCGCCGTGCGCCGCGCGATTGCCGCCACCCGCAACAACCGGGTTGGGGTCATCGGCACCACCGGCACGATCAACTCCGGGGCCTACCAGGACCTGTTCTCGCTCAAACCCGGGTTGGAGGTGAGCGCGGCGGCGTGCCCGGCGTTCGTGGAGTTCGTCGAGCGCGGCATCACGTCCGGCAGGCAGATCCTCGGCGTGGCGCAGGGCTACCTCGAGCCGTTGCAGGCGGCCGGCGTGGACACGCTGGTTCTCGGCTGCACCCACTACCCGCTGCTCTCGGGCGTGATCCAGCTCGCGATGGGCGACGGCGTGACGCTGGTGTCGTCGGCGGAGGAGACCACCAAGGACGTGCTGCGCGTCCTCACGGAAAACGACATGCTGGCCCCGGCGGGGGCCGAGCCTACGCGGGTGTTCGAGTCCACCGGGGACCCGGAGGCGTTCAACCGGCTGGCGGGGCGCATCCTCGGCCCGCAGATCACGGCCGTGGGCCGCGCGGCGCGGTAG